A region from the Sander vitreus isolate 19-12246 chromosome 1, sanVit1, whole genome shotgun sequence genome encodes:
- the copb1 gene encoding coatomer subunit beta: MTAAENVCYTLINVSSDSEPPSEVSLKADLEKGEIKAKTEALKKVIIMILNGEKLPGLLMTIIRFVLPLQDHTIKKLLLVFWEIVPKTTTDGKLLQEMILVCDAYRKDLQHPNEFIRGSTLRFLCKLKESELLEPLMPAIRACLEHRHSYVRRNAVLAIYTIYRNFEHLIPDAPELIHDFLVNEKDASCKRNAFMMLIHADQDRALDYLSTCIDQVHTFGDILQLVIVELIYKVCHANPSERARFIRCIYNLLQSSSPAVKYEAAGTLVTLSSAPTAVKAAAQCYIDLIIKESDNNVKLIVLDRLIELKEHPTHERVLQDLVMDILRVLSTPDLEVRKKTLHLALDLVSSRNVEELVIVLKKEVIKTNNVTEHEDTDKYRQLLVRTLHSCSVRFPDMAANVIPVLMEFLSDTNEAAAADVLEFVREAIQRFDNLRPLIIEKMLEVFHAIKTVKIYRGALWILGEYCSTKDDIQSVMTEVRRSLGEIPIVENEIKKETGEMKPEDEVSAAPAQKLVTEMGTYVTQSALSSSRPSKKEEDRPPLRGFLMDGDFYVAASLATTLTKVALRYVAIVQDKKKQNSFVAEAMLIMVTVLHLGKSSLPKKPITDDDVDRISLCLKVLSECSPLMNDIFNKECRRSLSHMLTVRLEEEKLSQKKESEKRNVTVQADDPISFMQLTAKNEMASKEDQFQLSLLAAMGNTQRKEAADPLASKLNKVTQLTGFSDPVYAEAYVHVNQYDIVLDVLVVNQTSDTLQNCTLELATLGDLKLVEKPSPLTLAPHDFANIKANVKVASTENGIIFGNIVYDVSGAASDRNCVVLSDIHIDIMDYIQPASCTDAEFRQMWAEFEWENKVTVNTNITDLNEYLQHILKSTNMKCLTPEKALSGFCGFMAANLYARSIFGEDALANVSVEKPIHLGPDAPVNGHIRIRAKSQGMALSLGDKINLSQKKSNV, translated from the exons ATGACAGCTGCAGAGAACGTTTGTTACACTCTGATCAATGTGTCATCTGACTCGGAGCCCCCTTCTGAAGTCAGCCTAAAAGCTGATCTAG agaAGGGGGAGATCAAGGCAAAGACTGAAGCCCTGAAGAAGGTCATCATCATGATCCTGAATGGTGAGAAGTTGCCAGGATTGCTGATGACCATAATCCGCTTTGTGCTGCCACTTCAAGACCACACCATCAAAAAGCTGCTGCTGGTTTTCTGGGAGATTGTTCCCAAAACAACCACAGATGGAAAGCTGCTTCAGGAGATGATCCTGGTCTGCGACGCATACAGAAAG GACCTGCAGCATCCCAATGAGTTCATCCGTGGCTCCACTCTGCGTTTCCTGTGCAAGCTGAAGGAGTCTGAGTTGCTTGAGCCACTCATGCCAGCGATCCGGGCCTGCCTGGAGCACCGGCACAGTTACGTGCGCCGCAACGCTGTCCTGGCCATTTACACCATCTACAG gaACTTTGAGCATCTCATCCCAGATGCTCCAGAGTTGATCCATGATTTTCTCGTCAATGAGAAAGATGCCAGCTGTAAGAGAAATGCTTTCATGATGCTGATTCATGCCGATCAG GATCGAGCTCTGGATTACCTCAGCACGTGTATTGACCAAGTTCACACTTTTGGCGACATTCTCCAGCTGGTCATTGTGGAGCTGATTTACAAA GTTTGCCATGCTAACCCCTCTGAGCGTGCCCGGTTTATCCGTTGCATCTACAACCTGCTGCAGTCCTCCAGTCCGGCTGTTAAGTATGAGGCTGCTGGCACTCTCGTAACCCTCTCCAGTGCTCCCACGGCCGTTAAG GCTGCTGCCCAGTGCTACATTGATTTAATAATCAAGGAGAGCGACAACAATGTGAAGCTGATTGTTCTTGATCGCCTGATTGAACTGAAGGAGCATCCCACGCACGAGCGTGTACTCCAG gACCTTGTGATGGACATCCTGCGTGTTCTCAGCACTCCTGACCTGGAAGTCCGAAAGAAGACCTTGCATCTGGCACTGGACCTTGTTTCATCTCGCAATGTAGAAGAG TTGGTGATTGTTTTGAAGAAAGAAGTGATCAAGACAAACAACGTAACAGAACATGAAGACACTGATAAGTACAGGCAGCTGTTGGTGCGCACTCTCCACTCCTGCAGTGTGCGCTTCCCTGACATGGCGGCCAATGTCATACCTGTG CTTATGGAGTTCCTAAGTGACACTAATGAGGCAGCCGCCGCTGATGTGCTGGAGTTTGTCCGTGAGGCCATTCAGAGGTTTGACAACTTGAGACCCCTCATCATCGAGAAGATGCTGGAAGTCTTTCACGCCATCAAAACTGTCAA GATCTACAGGGGAGCGTTGTGGATCTTGGGAGAATACTGCAGCACCAAGGATGACATCCAGAGTGTGATGACAGAAGTACGCAGGTCCTTGGGAGAG ATCCCGATTGTAGAAAATGAGATAAAGAAAGAGACGGGAGAGATGAAACCAGAGGATGAAGTGAGTGCGGCTCCAGCGCAGAAGCTGGTGACAGAGATGGGCACCTATGTGACACAGAGTGCCCTCAGCTCCTCCAGGCCTTCCAAGAAAGAAGAGGATAG ACCTCCACTCAGAGGCTTCCTGATGGATGGAGACTTCTATGTGGCAGCTTCCCTGGCCACCACACTGACCAAAGTGGCCTTGCGCTATGTTGCTATTGTTcaagacaaaaagaaacaaaat TCCTTTGTTGCAGAGGCCATGCTGATCATGGTCACTGTGCTGCACTTGGGCAAGTCCTCTTTGCCCAAGAAGCCAATTACAGACGATGATGTGGACCGCATCTCGTTGTGCCTCAAGGTCCTGTCAGAGTGCTCGCCACTTATGAATGACATTTTCAACAAGGAGTGCCGCAGATCCCTGTCACATATGCTGACTGTCAgactggaggaggagaagctGTCACAGAAG AAAGAGTCTGAGAAACGTAACGTAACAGTGCAGGCAGACGACCCAATCTCCTTCATGCAGCTGACAGCCAAAAACGAGATGGCTTCTAAGGAGGACCAGTTCCAGCTCAGTCTGTTGGCTGCTATGGGCAACACTCAGAGGAAGGAGGCTGCTGATCCCCTTGCTTCCAAACTCAACAAG GTGACCCAGCTGACAGGCTTCTCAGACCCAGTGTATGCTGAAGCCTACGTTCATGTCAACCAGTATGACATCGTGTTGGATGTCCTGGTGGTCAACCAAACCAGTGATACGCTCCAGAATTGCACCCTTGAGCTGGCCACTTTAG GTGATCTCAAGTTGGTTGAGAAGCCTTCACCTCTCACTCTGGCTCCTCACGATTTTGCTAACATCAAGGCCAATGTCAAGGTGGCTTCTACTGAGAATGGCATTATATTTGGAAACATTG TCTATGATGTATCGGGGGCTGCTAGTGACAGAAACTGCGTCGTCCTAAGTGACATCCACATTGACATCATGGACTACATTCAGCCAGCTTCCTGCACCGATGCAGAATTTAGACAGATGTGGGCAGAGTTTGAGTGGGAAAACAAG GTGACCGTGAACACCAACATCACTGATCTGAATGAGTACCTTCAGCATATCCTCAAGTCCACCAACATGAAGTGTCTGACTCCTGAGAAG GCACTGTCTGGCTTCTGCGGCTTCATGGCTGCCAACCTTTATGCTCGTTCTATC